One window from the genome of Betaproteobacteria bacterium encodes:
- a CDS encoding N-acetylmuramoyl-L-alanine amidase, which yields MILLLAVPAALAAQAVLASRVWPAEEYTRVTFETAKPVRHEFFAVQDPLRLVLDLEGVDVNDELKSLVAKVREDDPYIKLVRVARNRPNVVRVVFDLKSDVKPYVFPLAPAGEYRHRLVLDFYPEKPRDPLLALMRPGPDPIGEIAKSPVLELPPQRPAAETSKPEAQAPVSPELPVVKLDPPRPAPPRAAEKARTPKVIRMVTIAIDAGHGGEDPGARGRGGTLEKDVTLAIARRLKERIDLEPGMRAVLTRDGDYFIGLAQRVQKARRVQADLFVSVHADAFVQPHARGSSVFTLSERGASSAAARWLAKRENESDLIGGVNLDVKDPVLARTLLDLSQTATNNDSLKLGRAVLGELGDINQLHKSAVEQAGFAVLKAPDIPSILVETAFISNPQEEKRLKDSAYQEKMANAMLQGVRRYLAQNPPLARTRIAQNP from the coding sequence CTGATCCTGCTGCTTGCCGTGCCGGCCGCCCTGGCGGCGCAGGCCGTGCTGGCGTCGCGCGTCTGGCCCGCCGAGGAGTACACGCGCGTCACGTTCGAGACCGCGAAGCCGGTGCGGCACGAATTCTTCGCCGTCCAGGACCCGCTTCGCCTCGTGCTCGACCTGGAAGGCGTGGACGTGAACGACGAACTGAAGAGCCTCGTCGCCAAGGTGCGCGAGGACGACCCCTACATCAAGCTGGTGCGCGTGGCGCGCAACCGGCCGAACGTGGTGCGCGTGGTGTTCGACCTGAAGAGCGACGTGAAGCCCTACGTGTTCCCGCTCGCGCCCGCGGGTGAGTACCGCCACCGGCTGGTGCTCGACTTCTATCCCGAAAAGCCCCGCGACCCGCTGCTCGCGCTCATGCGGCCCGGGCCGGACCCGATCGGCGAGATCGCGAAGTCGCCGGTGCTGGAGTTGCCTCCCCAACGGCCCGCCGCCGAAACCTCGAAGCCCGAGGCACAGGCTCCCGTTTCACCCGAGCTTCCCGTCGTGAAGCTCGACCCGCCCCGGCCCGCCCCGCCCAGGGCGGCGGAGAAGGCCCGGACGCCGAAGGTGATCCGCATGGTGACCATCGCGATAGACGCCGGGCACGGGGGCGAGGATCCGGGCGCGCGCGGCAGGGGCGGCACGCTCGAGAAGGACGTGACGCTCGCCATCGCCAGGCGCCTCAAGGAACGCATCGACCTGGAGCCCGGCATGCGCGCCGTGCTCACGCGCGACGGCGACTACTTCATCGGGCTCGCGCAGCGCGTGCAGAAGGCGCGGCGCGTGCAGGCCGACCTCTTCGTCTCGGTGCACGCCGATGCCTTCGTGCAGCCGCACGCACGCGGCTCCTCGGTCTTCACGCTCTCGGAGCGCGGGGCCAGCTCCGCCGCGGCGCGCTGGCTGGCCAAGCGCGAGAACGAGTCGGACCTGATCGGCGGCGTGAACCTCGACGTGAAGGACCCGGTGCTCGCCAGGACGCTGCTCGACCTGTCGCAGACCGCGACCAACAACGATTCGCTCAAGCTCGGGCGGGCGGTGCTCGGCGAGCTCGGCGACATCAACCAGCTGCACAAGAGCGCGGTGGAGCAGGCCGGGTTCGCGGTGCTGAAGGCCCCGGACATCCCCTCGATCCTGGTGGAGACGGCGTTCATCTCCAACCCGCAGGAAGAGAAGCGGCTCAAGGATTCGGCCTACCAGGAGAAGATGGCCAACGCGATGCTGCAGGGAGTCCGGCGCTACCTCGCCCAGAACCCGCCGCTCGCCCGCACCCGGATCGCGCAGAACCCCTGA
- the tsaE gene encoding tRNA (adenosine(37)-N6)-threonylcarbamoyltransferase complex ATPase subunit type 1 TsaE, protein MSLIHRDDGSPKRRLDTVTQIPLPDENATLALGAALAPAVMPGLVVTLRGELGAGKTTLVRGLLRALGHAGRVKSPTYALVELYEVSRLSLYHFDFYRFHDPSEWIDAGFRDTFNGRNICLIEWPERARGQLPPADLEVALEMTQPGRAATLTAFSPAGERLLAALRPD, encoded by the coding sequence ATGAGCCTTATCCATCGCGACGATGGTAGCCCGAAGCGCCGCCTCGACACCGTGACCCAGATCCCCCTTCCCGACGAAAACGCCACCCTCGCCCTAGGCGCGGCACTTGCGCCCGCGGTGATGCCGGGGCTCGTGGTGACACTGCGCGGCGAGCTCGGGGCCGGGAAAACGACCCTCGTGCGGGGGCTTCTGCGGGCCCTGGGGCATGCCGGGCGCGTCAAAAGCCCCACCTATGCGTTGGTTGAACTTTATGAAGTTTCTAGGTTAAGCTTGTATCACTTTGATTTTTATCGGTTCCACGACCCATCGGAATGGATAGACGCAGGCTTTCGGGACACCTTCAACGGGCGCAACATCTGCCTGATCGAATGGCCGGAGCGGGCTCGGGGACAACTGCCGCCCGCCGACCTGGAAGTCGCCCTCGAAATGACGCAACCGGGGCGTGCGGCGACGCTCACCGCCTTCTCGCCCGCGGGCGAACGCTTGCTGGCCGCGTTGCGGCCGGACTGA
- the queG gene encoding tRNA epoxyqueuosine(34) reductase QueG, with protein MDKAHSPAALPGLVRQWGREAGFDDVAIAGIDLAEEELRLLEWLGRGWHGAMDYMARHGTRRSRPAELVPGTASVVTVRLDYWPDGARGAGEVLADPSLAYVSRYALGRDYHKVLRSRLQALADRMVSELGEFPYRVFTDSAPVMEVALATRAGLGWRGKHTLLLSRNAGSTYFLGELFVGIDLAGDAPVQEHCGTCERCIEACPTKAIVAPYQLDARRCISYLTIENPGPIPEEFRAAMGNRIYGCDDCQLACPWNKYARKAAVPDFATRNGLDCATLVDLFAWTRDDFERRLEGSAIRRIGHTRWLRNIAVALGNAPTTRDVTEALRSRVEDPDPMVREHVAWAIARHERTHERSEAAAPSIRR; from the coding sequence ATGGATAAGGCTCATTCTCCCGCCGCCTTGCCCGGCCTCGTCAGGCAATGGGGCCGCGAGGCCGGCTTCGACGACGTGGCAATCGCGGGTATCGACCTGGCCGAGGAGGAATTGCGACTCCTGGAATGGCTCGGACGCGGATGGCACGGTGCGATGGATTATATGGCACGCCACGGAACGCGCCGGTCGCGGCCCGCGGAACTGGTGCCCGGGACCGCGAGCGTGGTGACCGTGCGGCTCGACTACTGGCCGGACGGGGCCCGAGGGGCGGGCGAGGTGCTGGCCGACCCCTCGCTCGCGTATGTCTCCCGCTACGCCCTGGGCCGCGATTACCACAAGGTGCTGCGCTCGAGACTGCAAGCCCTCGCGGACCGCATGGTTTCCGAACTGGGCGAATTTCCCTACCGCGTCTTCACCGACAGCGCGCCCGTGATGGAGGTGGCCCTCGCCACGCGCGCGGGGCTGGGCTGGCGAGGCAAGCACACGCTGCTGCTTTCCCGCAATGCCGGCTCGACCTACTTCCTGGGCGAACTCTTCGTGGGCATCGACCTCGCCGGGGATGCGCCGGTGCAGGAGCACTGCGGCACGTGCGAACGCTGCATCGAGGCATGCCCGACCAAGGCCATCGTGGCCCCGTACCAACTCGACGCGCGCCGCTGCATCTCCTACCTCACCATCGAGAACCCGGGCCCGATCCCCGAGGAATTCCGCGCCGCCATGGGCAACCGCATCTACGGCTGCGACGACTGCCAGCTCGCGTGCCCCTGGAACAAGTACGCCCGCAAGGCCGCGGTGCCCGACTTCGCCACGCGCAACGGCCTCGATTGCGCGACCCTCGTGGACCTCTTCGCCTGGACCCGCGACGACTTCGAGAGGCGCCTCGAAGGCTCCGCCATCCGCCGCATCGGCCACACCCGGTGGCTCCGGAACATCGCCGTGGCGCTGGGCAATGCCCCAACCACGCGCGATGTCACCGAGGCCCTGCGAAGCCGCGTCGAGGACCCCGACCCCATGGTGCGGGAGCACGTCGCCTGGGCCATCGCGAGGCACGAGCGCACGCACGAGCGAAGCGAGGCGGCCGCCCCATCCATCCGGCGGTGA
- a CDS encoding peptidase S10 yields the protein MKEGDDDEKKNPAQEPPPADRLSVTRHRARLGGRDLDYTVTCGTIVLREESEKDGKAESDKARASVFFVAYTLDGAEPEARPVTFSFNGGPGSSSVWLHLGLLGPKRVELDDEGRAPPPPGRLVDNEHSLLDRSDLVFIDPVGTGYSRMVAGEKVAEFHEYKRDLESVGEFIRLYCSRYARWSSPKYLIGESYGTTRAAGLSGHLLERYGMYLNGLMLISCALDFTVLRFEANNDLPPVLFLPTCAATAWHHGKLCADLQAKPLRALLDEVEAYAGGEYAAALFKGAGLSAAERSGVAARVARYTGLTPEYVARTNLRVEIFRFCKELLRAEGRTVGRLDSRFTGTDRDSAGERFEFDPGFAEIFGAYAAAMNDYVRRTLKFEADAPYEVLKGLYLNWGWKDFANRYATVGETLRKALAMNPHMRVLVANGYYDFATPHFASDYTFDHLGVEAKLRGNFTVGYYEAGHMMYVHKPSLERLAKDLRAFVAP from the coding sequence ATGAAGGAAGGCGACGACGACGAGAAGAAGAATCCCGCGCAGGAACCGCCGCCCGCCGACCGGCTTTCCGTCACGCGCCATCGCGCGCGCCTCGGCGGACGCGACCTCGACTACACCGTCACCTGCGGCACGATCGTGCTGAGGGAGGAATCCGAGAAGGATGGCAAGGCCGAGAGCGACAAGGCGCGGGCGAGCGTCTTCTTCGTGGCCTACACGCTCGACGGCGCGGAGCCCGAAGCGCGCCCCGTGACCTTTTCCTTCAACGGCGGGCCGGGATCGAGCTCGGTCTGGCTACACCTTGGACTCCTGGGACCGAAGCGCGTCGAGCTGGACGACGAGGGCCGCGCGCCACCGCCCCCGGGCCGGCTCGTGGACAACGAGCATTCGCTCCTCGACCGCTCCGACCTCGTGTTCATCGATCCCGTGGGCACCGGCTACAGCCGCATGGTCGCCGGCGAGAAGGTCGCGGAGTTCCACGAATACAAGCGCGACCTCGAGAGCGTGGGCGAATTCATCCGCCTCTACTGCTCGCGCTACGCGCGCTGGTCGAGCCCCAAGTACCTCATCGGCGAGTCCTACGGCACGACGCGCGCGGCCGGGCTCTCGGGGCACCTGCTGGAGCGCTACGGGATGTACCTGAACGGTCTGATGCTCATCTCCTGCGCGCTCGACTTCACGGTGCTGCGATTCGAGGCCAACAACGACCTGCCGCCGGTACTCTTCCTGCCGACCTGCGCGGCCACGGCATGGCATCACGGAAAGCTCTGCGCGGACCTGCAGGCGAAGCCGCTTCGGGCCCTGCTCGACGAAGTCGAGGCCTACGCGGGAGGCGAGTACGCCGCGGCCCTCTTCAAGGGCGCCGGGCTTTCCGCCGCCGAGCGCTCGGGCGTGGCTGCCCGGGTCGCGCGTTACACCGGCCTCACGCCGGAGTACGTAGCGCGCACCAACCTTCGCGTCGAGATCTTCCGCTTCTGCAAGGAACTCCTGCGCGCCGAAGGGCGCACCGTGGGCCGCCTCGACAGCCGCTTCACCGGCACGGACCGCGACTCGGCTGGCGAGCGTTTCGAGTTCGATCCCGGATTCGCGGAGATCTTCGGGGCCTACGCCGCGGCGATGAACGACTACGTTCGCCGGACGCTCAAGTTCGAGGCCGACGCGCCCTACGAGGTGCTCAAGGGGCTCTACCTCAACTGGGGATGGAAGGACTTCGCCAACCGCTACGCCACCGTGGGCGAAACGCTGCGCAAGGCGCTCGCCATGAACCCGCACATGCGGGTGCTGGTCGCCAACGGCTACTACGACTTCGCCACGCCGCACTTCGCGAGCGACTACACCTTCGACCACCTGGGGGTGGAGGCGAAGCTGCGCGGGAACTTCACCGTGGGCTACTACGAGGCGGGGCACATGATGTACGTGCACAAGCCGTCGCTGGAGCGGCTGGCGAAGGACCTGAGGGCGTTCGTCGCGCCGTAG
- a CDS encoding MFS transporter has product MNPSPAIPRTVWILGFVSLLMDISSEMIHSLLPLYLTVGLGASALAVGVIEGVAEATALAVKVFSGTLSDALGHRKWVAAAGYGLGAISKPLFALASGPWLVFGARFIDRIGKGIRGAPRDALIADVTPAESRGAAFGLRQSLDTVGAFVGPLLAMALMLAWANDFRAVFWVAVIPGALSFLLLAIAVREPKRKSEAGPRVPFSWRAARGLGRAFWWATAAGTTLTLARFSEAFLVLRAQDLGVALAMIPLVMVGMNIVFAVIAYPAGRLADHLGTRGLLAIGTAVLVAADVALALASGALALAAGVALWGVHMGLTQGLLSAMVAAAAPPERRGTAFGVFNLACGAAMLVASVLAGALWYYTGPQSTFLAGAMLAAAAIAVTRFAAR; this is encoded by the coding sequence ATGAACCCCTCTCCCGCCATTCCGCGCACCGTCTGGATCCTGGGCTTCGTGAGCCTGCTGATGGACATCTCCTCCGAGATGATCCACAGCCTGCTGCCGCTCTACCTCACCGTCGGCCTGGGCGCGAGCGCGCTGGCGGTGGGCGTGATCGAGGGCGTGGCCGAGGCGACGGCCCTCGCGGTCAAGGTGTTCTCGGGGACGCTCTCGGATGCCCTCGGCCACCGCAAGTGGGTCGCGGCAGCGGGTTACGGGCTGGGGGCGATCTCCAAGCCGCTCTTCGCGCTGGCCTCGGGTCCGTGGCTCGTCTTCGGGGCGCGCTTCATCGACCGGATCGGAAAGGGCATCCGCGGCGCGCCTCGCGATGCCCTCATCGCGGACGTGACCCCTGCGGAGTCGCGCGGCGCGGCCTTCGGCCTGCGCCAGTCCCTGGACACCGTGGGCGCCTTCGTCGGCCCCCTGCTCGCCATGGCGCTCATGCTCGCGTGGGCGAACGATTTCCGCGCCGTGTTCTGGGTGGCCGTGATCCCGGGGGCCCTGTCGTTCCTGCTGCTGGCCATTGCCGTGCGCGAGCCGAAGCGCAAGTCCGAGGCCGGGCCGCGCGTGCCGTTTTCGTGGCGCGCGGCCCGCGGGCTGGGCCGCGCGTTCTGGTGGGCGACGGCTGCCGGCACCACGCTCACGCTGGCCCGTTTCAGTGAGGCCTTTCTCGTGCTGCGCGCACAGGACCTCGGCGTTGCGCTCGCGATGATCCCGCTCGTGATGGTGGGCATGAACATCGTGTTCGCCGTCATCGCCTATCCGGCGGGGCGGCTGGCGGACCACCTGGGCACGCGCGGGCTGCTCGCGATCGGCACCGCGGTGCTCGTCGCGGCCGACGTCGCGCTCGCCCTCGCCTCCGGCGCGCTGGCGCTTGCCGCGGGAGTCGCGCTCTGGGGTGTGCACATGGGCCTCACCCAGGGGCTGCTCTCGGCCATGGTGGCGGCGGCGGCCCCGCCCGAACGCCGCGGCACGGCCTTCGGCGTCTTCAACCTCGCGTGCGGCGCAGCGATGCTAGTGGCCAGCGTGCTTGCCGGCGCCCTCTGGTACTACACGGGCCCGCAGTCAACTTTCCTCGCGGGCGCTATGCTGGCCGCCGCCGCGATCGCGGTCACGCGCTTCGCGGCACGATGA
- a CDS encoding EAL domain-containing protein, translating into MTLHEPHKRSTAEVLDDPAVHAALFDAFPSLVWCADGEGGCSFVNQAWTDFTGRAIEVERGAGWLGSAHPDDREALGRQWTEAYGLRRRLETEFRLRRADGEYGWVHHSAEPVTDGTGRLAGYLGTCHDISERRNAELKARAREQEIRLLADNVPVLISHFTAPDMRCLFANKGYASTWGWDVDSIIGHTVEEIIGAEGYRQIEPYIQRVVKGETTTYERKIPGADGGERVIEVNLLPQFAEEGTVAAAFVLISDITRHRHSEQAVRDSEERLRKFSDATHEGIVFHENGVFTDCNDAVLRLFGYRYEELVGQPVLDFVAPESRDTVLNNIRMGYERVYEAVLLHKDGSRIVVEQTGKVMPYKDKHYRMTVIRDIRDRKEAEARIHFLAHHDTLTGLPNRALLMDRIEFILASARRRESKVGILFIDLDNFKTVNDSLGHAAGDALLRLVASRLEGALRSVDVISRLGGDEFLVVLPDLEDEQSPAAVADKLLAAVSEPVVLEGHDLTVSPSIGIAVFPRDGANADTLIKNADAAMYLAKDRGRSNYQFFSERLSQTAFNTLSLETRLREAIREEGFEIHYQPQVRVDTGRVVGVEALIRWPQGDGSVVMPNDFIPVAEQRGLIMPIGGWVLRNACRQNRLWQDSGLPRVPVVVNLAAIQFRQKNLVADVGRALDEAGLDAEWLEFDLTESMLMKETPDLMRTLDGLRLLGVRLAIDDFGTGHSSLALLKRFPIEKLKIDRSFVRDIADDPNDRAISAAIIDLARNMGITSIAEGVETVAQLDFLRERGCEEMQGFLASPPLPAEAMAMYLAAHRDEPGAPTVIVPRSA; encoded by the coding sequence ATGACGCTCCACGAACCGCACAAGCGCAGTACCGCCGAGGTCCTCGATGACCCGGCCGTCCACGCGGCGCTTTTCGATGCCTTCCCCAGCCTGGTGTGGTGCGCGGATGGCGAGGGCGGGTGCAGCTTCGTGAACCAGGCCTGGACGGATTTCACCGGGCGCGCAATCGAGGTCGAGCGCGGTGCCGGCTGGCTCGGCTCCGCCCACCCGGATGACCGCGAAGCGCTCGGCCGGCAGTGGACGGAGGCCTACGGCCTGCGCCGCCGCCTGGAGACGGAATTCCGCCTGCGCCGCGCCGACGGCGAGTACGGATGGGTGCACCACTCCGCGGAGCCGGTCACCGACGGGACAGGGCGGTTGGCGGGCTACCTTGGCACCTGCCACGACATCAGCGAGCGGCGCAACGCCGAGCTCAAGGCGCGGGCGCGGGAGCAGGAGATCCGCCTTCTGGCGGACAACGTGCCGGTGCTCATCTCGCATTTCACCGCTCCGGACATGCGCTGCCTCTTCGCGAACAAAGGCTATGCCTCCACATGGGGCTGGGACGTCGATTCGATCATCGGGCACACGGTGGAGGAGATCATCGGCGCGGAGGGCTACCGGCAGATAGAGCCCTACATCCAGCGCGTCGTGAAAGGCGAGACCACCACCTACGAGCGGAAGATTCCGGGCGCGGACGGCGGCGAGCGCGTGATCGAGGTGAATCTGCTGCCGCAGTTCGCCGAGGAAGGGACGGTCGCGGCGGCCTTCGTGCTGATCTCCGACATCACGCGCCACCGGCATTCGGAGCAGGCGGTGCGCGACAGCGAGGAGCGGCTGCGCAAGTTTTCCGACGCCACGCACGAGGGAATCGTGTTCCACGAGAACGGGGTGTTCACGGACTGCAACGATGCCGTGCTCCGCCTTTTCGGGTACCGCTACGAGGAGCTCGTCGGCCAACCCGTGCTCGACTTCGTGGCGCCCGAATCGCGCGACACGGTGCTCAACAACATCCGCATGGGCTACGAGCGCGTGTACGAGGCGGTGCTCCTGCACAAGGACGGCAGCCGCATCGTGGTGGAGCAGACCGGAAAGGTGATGCCCTACAAGGACAAGCACTATCGCATGACGGTGATCCGCGACATCCGCGACCGCAAGGAGGCCGAGGCGCGCATCCACTTCCTTGCCCACCACGACACGCTCACGGGGCTGCCCAACCGCGCTCTCCTCATGGATCGCATCGAGTTCATCCTCGCCTCGGCGCGGCGGCGCGAATCGAAGGTCGGCATCCTGTTCATCGACCTGGACAACTTCAAGACGGTGAACGATTCCCTGGGCCATGCCGCGGGCGATGCCCTGCTGCGGCTGGTCGCGTCCCGCCTCGAGGGGGCGCTTCGCTCGGTGGACGTGATTTCGCGCCTGGGAGGGGACGAGTTCCTGGTGGTCCTTCCCGACCTCGAGGACGAGCAGTCCCCGGCGGCGGTGGCGGACAAGCTCCTCGCGGCGGTCTCCGAGCCGGTCGTGCTCGAGGGGCACGACCTCACGGTCAGCCCCTCCATCGGCATTGCCGTCTTTCCGCGCGATGGCGCCAACGCGGACACGCTCATCAAGAACGCGGATGCGGCGATGTACCTCGCCAAGGACCGCGGACGCAGCAACTACCAGTTCTTCAGCGAGCGATTGTCGCAGACGGCGTTCAATACGCTTTCACTGGAGACGAGGCTTCGGGAGGCGATCCGCGAGGAGGGCTTCGAGATCCATTACCAGCCCCAGGTTCGCGTCGACACCGGCCGGGTGGTGGGCGTGGAGGCCCTGATCCGCTGGCCGCAAGGCGACGGATCGGTGGTGATGCCGAACGACTTCATCCCGGTCGCGGAGCAGCGCGGGCTCATCATGCCCATTGGCGGCTGGGTATTGCGCAATGCGTGCCGGCAGAACCGCCTTTGGCAAGACTCCGGCCTGCCGCGAGTGCCCGTGGTGGTGAACCTGGCGGCGATCCAGTTCAGGCAGAAGAACCTGGTCGCGGACGTCGGGAGGGCGCTCGATGAAGCCGGCCTGGATGCCGAGTGGCTCGAGTTCGACCTGACCGAGAGCATGCTGATGAAGGAGACGCCCGATCTCATGCGTACCCTGGACGGGCTGCGCCTGCTGGGCGTGAGGCTCGCGATCGACGACTTCGGCACCGGGCATTCCTCGCTTGCCCTCCTGAAGCGCTTCCCGATCGAGAAGCTGAAGATCGACCGCTCGTTCGTGCGCGACATCGCCGACGACCCCAACGACCGGGCGATCTCGGCGGCCATCATCGACCTGGCGCGCAACATGGGCATCACCTCGATCGCCGAGGGCGTGGAGACCGTGGCGCAGCTCGATTTCCTGCGCGAGCGCGGCTGCGAGGAGATGCAGGGCTTCCTCGCGAGCCCGCCGCTGCCGGCCGAGGCGATGGCCATGTACCTGGCCGCGCACCGGGACGAGCCCGGCGCGCCTACCGTCATCGTGCCGCGAAGCGCGTGA
- a CDS encoding ABC transporter substrate-binding protein, whose protein sequence is MKHRTLGALAAFLFACVASTAATAQQKLFVYTSMKESLIGGLKTAFVKKHPEINMDYQSAGAGKLMAKIAAERESGKILADVLWTSEVPDFYQLKAQGMLQPYIPAEIKSLVNPLPEYDGSFTAVRLGTLGIAYNTRLIKTPPQNWQDLQKPAFKGAFGIANPALSGTAYMSVALLSKAFGWSYFEALRANGAKMGKGSGQVVDDTASGDLVASLAVDYITLDKIGKGATLALAYPPEMLVIPSPVAIFKGSPNTEAAKKFVDFVLSKEGQTIIANEGTLPVRTDVQVPAKFNLPAVADAMKRAIKIDYVQLMAEKEAAVKKFSDIMQKK, encoded by the coding sequence ATGAAGCACCGCACCCTGGGCGCGCTCGCCGCCTTCCTGTTCGCCTGCGTGGCGTCGACCGCAGCGACGGCGCAGCAGAAGCTGTTCGTGTACACCTCGATGAAGGAGTCCCTCATCGGCGGGCTGAAGACGGCCTTCGTGAAGAAGCACCCCGAAATCAACATGGACTACCAGTCGGCCGGCGCCGGCAAGCTCATGGCCAAGATCGCGGCCGAGCGCGAGTCCGGCAAGATCCTCGCCGACGTCCTTTGGACCAGCGAAGTCCCGGATTTCTACCAGCTCAAGGCGCAGGGCATGCTCCAGCCCTACATCCCCGCCGAGATCAAGTCCCTGGTCAATCCGCTGCCGGAATACGACGGATCCTTCACGGCCGTTCGCCTCGGGACGCTAGGCATCGCTTACAACACCCGGCTCATCAAGACGCCCCCGCAGAACTGGCAGGATCTCCAGAAGCCCGCCTTCAAGGGTGCGTTCGGCATCGCCAACCCGGCGCTCTCGGGCACGGCCTACATGAGCGTGGCCCTCCTGTCCAAGGCGTTCGGCTGGTCCTACTTCGAGGCCCTGCGCGCCAACGGCGCGAAGATGGGCAAGGGCTCCGGGCAGGTCGTGGACGACACGGCCTCCGGCGACCTGGTGGCGAGCCTCGCGGTGGACTACATCACCCTCGACAAGATCGGCAAGGGCGCCACCCTCGCGCTCGCCTACCCGCCGGAAATGCTGGTGATCCCGAGTCCGGTCGCGATCTTCAAGGGCAGCCCCAACACCGAGGCGGCGAAGAAATTCGTCGACTTCGTCCTGTCGAAGGAAGGCCAGACGATCATCGCGAACGAAGGAACGCTCCCGGTCCGCACGGACGTCCAGGTCCCGGCGAAGTTCAACCTGCCGGCAGTTGCCGACGCCATGAAGCGCGCCATCAAGATCGACTATGTCCAGCTGATGGCGGAGAAGGAAGCCGCCGTCAAGAAGTTCTCCGACATCATGCAGAAGAAGTAG
- a CDS encoding ABC transporter ATP-binding protein → MAGVRIEGLAKAYGSHRVHSNLDLEVTEGQCFTLLGPSGCGKTVLMRLLAGFEAADAGRILIGDAVVADAARGIDVPPNERGIGMVFQDYAVWPHMTVFDNIAYPLKIARVSEGELRSRTEEAVAQVGLTGLASRLPSQLSGGQQQRVALARALVSRPKLLLLDEPLNNLDANLREEMRFEIKELQQRLGITVLYVTHDQEIALAIADRMAVMDASGRVRQAGAPDELFDHPGDSYVFRFLGIANFLQVRREGGDLRLADGTTPWRGPAPDREGGRIAVGFRPSDVILTREGDGLPGVVRRASFLGAQMDYLVEVGGTTIRAAIESSHAFRTGIDLAEGEPCRVGFHAVQWFDADALEGQTA, encoded by the coding sequence GTGGCCGGCGTTCGCATCGAGGGCCTGGCGAAGGCCTACGGTTCCCATCGCGTCCATTCGAACCTGGATCTCGAGGTGACCGAGGGGCAGTGCTTCACGCTGCTCGGCCCCTCCGGCTGCGGCAAGACGGTGCTCATGCGGCTGCTGGCCGGGTTCGAAGCGGCCGACGCCGGACGCATCCTCATCGGCGACGCCGTCGTCGCCGACGCGGCCCGAGGCATCGACGTTCCCCCGAACGAGCGCGGCATCGGCATGGTCTTCCAGGACTATGCCGTCTGGCCGCACATGACGGTCTTCGACAACATCGCCTACCCGCTCAAAATCGCCCGCGTGTCCGAGGGCGAATTGCGCAGCCGCACCGAGGAGGCGGTGGCGCAGGTGGGACTCACCGGGCTCGCCTCGCGCCTTCCCTCCCAGCTCTCGGGCGGCCAGCAGCAGCGGGTGGCGCTCGCACGCGCCCTCGTGTCCCGGCCGAAGCTTCTGCTGCTCGACGAGCCGCTCAACAACCTGGACGCCAACCTGCGCGAGGAGATGCGCTTCGAGATCAAGGAGCTGCAGCAGCGCCTGGGCATCACGGTTCTCTATGTCACGCACGACCAGGAGATCGCTCTCGCCATCGCCGACCGCATGGCGGTGATGGACGCCTCCGGACGAGTTCGCCAGGCGGGCGCTCCCGACGAGCTCTTCGACCATCCCGGCGACAGCTACGTCTTCCGCTTCCTCGGCATCGCGAATTTCCTGCAGGTGCGCCGCGAAGGCGGTGACCTGCGGCTCGCCGACGGAACGACGCCGTGGCGCGGCCCCGCGCCCGACCGGGAGGGTGGGCGCATCGCGGTCGGGTTCCGGCCCAGCGACGTCATCCTGACCCGTGAAGGCGACGGATTGCCGGGCGTCGTCCGGCGGGCCAGCTTCCTCGGCGCCCAGATGGACTATCTCGTCGAAGTGGGCGGCACGACGATCCGCGCCGCCATCGAGAGCAGCCACGCCTTCCGGACCGGGATCGACCTGGCGGAGGGCGAGCCCTGCCGCGTCGGCTTCCACGCCGTTCAGTGGTTCGACGCCGACGCCCTCGAAGGGCAAACCGCATGA